One genomic segment of Canis lupus baileyi chromosome 9, mCanLup2.hap1, whole genome shotgun sequence includes these proteins:
- the CBLN3 gene encoding cerebellin-3, giving the protein MLGAKRHWLPGLLLSPRVPLALMLLTLGCGWAQEGAEPVLLEGECLVVCEPGRAAAGGPGGAALGEAPPGRVAFAAVRSHHHEPAGEISNGTSGAIYFDQVLVNEGGGFDRASGSFVAPVRGVYSFRFHVVKVYNRQTVQVSLMLNTWPVISAFANDPDVTREAATSSVLLPLDPGDRVSLRLRRGNLLGGWKYSSFSGFLIFPL; this is encoded by the exons ATGCTGGGAGCAAAGCGACACTGGTTACCAGGTCTCCTACTCAGCCCCAGGGTGCCCTTGGCACTGATGCTCCTGACCTTAGGGTGTGGATGGGCCCAAGAGGGGGCAGAGCCTGTCCTGCTGGAGGGCGAGTGTCTGGTGGTCTGTGAGCCTGGCCGAGCAGCTGCAGGAGGGCCTGGGGGAGCAGCCCTGGGAGAGGCACCCCCCGGAAGAGTGGCATTTGCTGCAGTCCGCAGCCACCACCATGAGCCAGCAGGAGAGATCAGCAATGGCACCAGTGGAGCCATCTACTTTGACCAG GTCCTGGTAAACGAGGGTGGTGGCTTTGACCGCGCCTCAGGCTCCTTCGTGGCCCCTGTCCGTGGTGTCTATAGCTTCCGGTTCCATGTGGTGAAGGTGTACAACCGCCAAACTGTCCAG GTGAGCCTGATGCTGAACACATGGCCTGTCATCTCAGCCTTTGCCAACGACCCTGATGTGACTCGAGAGGCAGCCACCAGCTCCGTGTTACTGCCCCTGGACCCCGGGGACCGGGTGTCCCTGCGCCTGCGTCGGGGGAACCTACTGGGTGGCTGGAAATATTCGAGTTTCTCTGGCTTCCTCATTTTCCCACTCTAA